DNA from Bos indicus isolate NIAB-ARS_2022 breed Sahiwal x Tharparkar chromosome 15, NIAB-ARS_B.indTharparkar_mat_pri_1.0, whole genome shotgun sequence:
AAAGAATTAGATATTAGGCccttttcaaaaatgaagaatCGAAGGATCATATAGTTCAActaagtttgcccaagttcacacagctagaaaATTATGGAATTGAGATTAAAACCTTCTGGTTCTACTGCCACTCTGTGCCAATATGCTATTGAAATAATAtgggtacatgtatgtgtgtgtgtgtatctatcatAATCACATTTAATCAAATCAATACTGTTTATATCTTCTAAAACCTAGTTTGTGTTGAAATTTCACCAATTATATGTTAtcttctatttctggtttatttaaATAGAATTCATTCAAGAACTGCATTTGCTTGTGCgttctctaaaatttattttactttagaaaaGTATTTTCCTCCTCCAAGTACCCAACCGTTTTAATGGCATTGACATTTTGAGAAGACCAGGCTGTTTGGTAGATGGCCCCACATTGTAGATTTGTCTGAGCTGTGAAACGACAAGCCTCAGAACTAACTTTGTGTgcccgtgtgtgtgtctgtaaatgTTTCTGCATGACTGTAGAAACATCTGTTGTGTTTGAGtgcatgaaaatataaaaactaggGAAGACCTTTCTTCACACATGTCTGAAGAAAAGATGATTTCAGACCAGCTGGAAGAGCTGTGATTCAGAGTATATGGTTTCTGGGTGCTGGTGCCGTGTATTATTTGAGTGTGTGAGCAGCGCAGAAGAGGGGTTTCAGCACAAAGGCTGCATATCCTAATTAAATCTCTACCGTTGGCCATGGGTGAGTTCTAGGCCTCTGGTGGGTAAGAGAACCGAGTGAAGGTGTGACAGAGGATGCACACACTTAGCATGTAAGGGGTTGGTCTGTGGGCCACTGTCTGAACTCTGCACTGTGTTCCCAGGACCCAGAACATATGAATTCCGGAGACACTAAAGGAGACTTTGAGTTTCTGTAAGACATGTGATTTTGCTTATAGATAAGGGAAGGTCAGAAAGAACAGAGCACCTGATTTTTCTTTGGCAAAAGCAGAAGAGTGTCGACACTAAGTGCTGGCTTGGGAGAGGGAAGGTATGGTGAACTGGGCCTAAGAATGTGCTAAAAAAGTGCCTGTAGGGATAAAGCTGAGAATGCGTTTTGACCTTGTCAGGTTAGGAGTCTGAGGCATGTAGCTATCACAAGCTTTCTCTTAGTGCTGATCCTGGAAGTCCCTGGCCTTGCTGTGGTTAGTTATCCCTAGAATAGAAATCATTTTCTACATAGATGCATTACTGGATCAGGAATGTTGAAGAACCTAGCATTATTTTTGTGCATaatgttcatttgttcattaataATACTTTGAGCAGCTGAGTCACAAACATCTTTGTCCTGCAAACTGAGAGTCTACAGCTGCCGCATCACCTTCACTGCTCTCCTCTCCTGGCCTCAAGGGGACAGCTCATCTTTATTCCCGCCTGGGAACTGAATCAATTTTTATACTATCTTTAAAGATTACAAACTATTTACACTTATATGGGGAcgtccctgttggtccagtggctaagacttcgccttccaatgcagtgagtgtgggtttgatccctggtccagaactaagatcccacatgcctctcagccaaaaaaccaaaacatagaacagaagcaatatggtaacaaactaaaaactttaaaaatggtccacgtaAGAAAAAACATTGGCTATTTTCCCCACGTTGTACCATATATCCTTGTAACCTCTTATACCCAATAGCTTGTACCTCCCACTCCCCAACCATCATATTGCCCCTTTCCCTGCTTCTCCACACTGGCAACCATTGGCTTATTCTCTATATAAGTGAgcctacttctgttttattatattcacagctttgttgtattttttaaactccacatataagtgatatcatacagtattcgtctttctccgtctgactcatttcacttagcttaaCACCTTCCAAGTCCATACATGTCGCTTCAGATAGGAAAACTTCAAGGACCTGGTCTTTAAAAGATTTATTCCCAGAGTCAAGATTTTGgtaatttacaaagaaaattggCAATGACACAATCCAATCATGCAGTATTTTTTATATTAGCATTGGTGTTTGTTATAGGTGTGTACGGTGTGGGcatatgagtgtgtatgtgtagtAATGTGTagatatgtgtatgtttgtgtgagAGAGAGGGGGGAAGAGGGATTTCAGGTTTGTGTAAAATTATGTGTGGGTAAATATATGATGGTAAAACATATGAGAGAATGTGAGTATAGATCAAGGCATTCTTGAAATTTTAAGTACTACGTATGTGTGTATCTAAGATAGTATATATCCTGCAGCGGACATGTCTATCAAATAGAATATGCATTTACAAAGAAATAGCTATTTTGGATAGAAATCTTGATCAAAATTGTTATTAAGTCCAAAGCATTAGGATAGTATAAAGCTGTATAATTTACTGAGTTCTGGAAAACAGTATTTTTGGAGGAACAAGAATCCATGAGCTGAAGTGTatgggatttttaaatttaagttgcACCTGTTTTTCAGCATAGTATAGGAACTCAGACAGTGTTGGCTAAACTGAATGAGGATTTTGAATGGAAAAAAGTGATGTGGACTTCACAAATTGAAGAAGCACAGTCACCATGAAGCTTGAAAAGAGTGAATAATTGCTCGGGACAATGACAGAAGGAGTTGATATTAACTAACGATGaccatgcatgcctgctaagtcgcttcagttgtgtctgactctgtgtgaccctgtggactgtagaccaccaggctcctctgtccatgggattcaccaggccagaatactggagtggattgccatgccctcctccaggggatcttcccggcttagggatcgaacccgcatcccttaagtctcttgcattgacaatcaaattctttacaactagtgccccTGGGAATCCCTTAATGATGTCCATAAAGTCATGTAAACTATAATCCACCAACTCTTAGAAAAATATGTCCTGTAAATTGATAGTTTGTAACAGAGGTACCCTGAATAATCAAAAGAATGATTGATGCCAATATGGAAAACTCCCTGGAAAAGCCGTATAAATCATCAGGCATGGCCAGAATAAATAAGATAGTCTCTTTAGGTAAAGTAACTGTATGTTCTAATATATATGAAACTGTGTGGCTTATGCATGTTACCTGCCAACTTCCTAACAATCTTTCTTCACTACAAAGTATCtcattttgaattataattagtcattttatttttcaggatatATAATGAGCTGTTGGAAGTGAGGGTGACTCAAGTGAGCCTAACATTTACCACCCTCTGTCTTCAGGAACTGGGACTTGTGCCATCCTGGTCTGCCATGGTCCTTTTCAACCTGAGCAGTGACAACCCAGGACCCTTCATTCTGGTGGGGATCCCAGGCCTGGAGCAAGCCCATGTGTGGATTGGAATTCCCTTCTGTATCATCTATATTGTAGCCATTGTGGGAAACTGCATCCTTCTCTACTTAATCTTGGTGGAGCATAGCCTTCACGAACCcatgttcttctttctctccatgcTGGCCATGACTGACCTCACCTTGTCCACAGTTGGTATTCCTAAAACACTCAGTATCTTTTGGCTTGGGGCTCGAGAGATCACATTCCCAGGGTGCCTCACACAAGTGTTCTTCCTCCACTACAGCTTCGTCCTGGATTCAGCCATCCTGATGGCCATGGCatttgaccgctatgtggccatctgctcTCCCTTGAGATACAACTCTATCTTGACCCCCAAGACTATCATCAAGATTGTGGTGGGAATCTCCTTTCGTAGTTTCTGCATCATCCTGCCTGATGTATTCTTGCTCATACGACTGCCTTTCTGTAGGACACGCATCATACCACACACATACTGTGAGCACATAGGTGTTGCCCGGCTCGCCTGTGCGGACATCTCCATCAACATCTGGTATGGCTTTTGTGTTCCCATCATGACAGTCATCTCAGATGTGATCCTCATTGCCGTTTCTTACACACTCATTCTCTGTGCTGTCTTCCGCCTCCCCTCCCAAGAAGCCCGCCAGAAGGCCCTGGGCACCTGTGGTTCCCATGTCTGTGTCATCCTCATGTTTTATACACCTGCCTTTTTCTCCATCCTTGCCCATCGCTTTGGACACAATGTCTCCCACACTTTCCACATCATGTTTGCCAACCTCTACATTGTTATCCCACCTGCACTCAACCCCATTGTTTATGGAGTGAAGACCAAGCAGATCAGAGAGAAGGTcaccattttgttttcttccaagaggACATAATAATGTTCCAATGAGCAATGGAAAAGCTAGGATAAGTGTATAGTATATATTGATgtcataagaattttaaaaaagcaaatgctATTTAAAGCAAGAACAGTCTACAAGTGATTTTGCATATTAAGAAAATGGCATGATCTATAGGAAAGAGATGCTTCTATATTTATTGATGACAAATCAAAATGTTGAATGCATTGCCTTTGGAGAGAGACTGTTAGAGGAAAATAGATCTAAATAAGGTTTTTAGGAAAGCCCTCCTTGAACAAAATTGCATATTccttaagaaaagtgaaaatcatgAGATGTCAGTCATCGGGATGAAGGATGGCATAAATCAGGCAGAGGAGGCAAAAGACGTGTACACTGATAACTTTAGGACATtaataaaagaagtgaaaagacacAAATACAGGTTTTCCTATTATCCAAAAgtagaacattctttttttttaattggaggataattgctttacaatgctgtggtagtctttgccatacatcaacaagcatccattataattacatatattctttccctcttcagcctcccttccccaccccatcttgcccctctaggtcatcacagagcaccaagctgggatccctgtgtcatacagcagcttcccgctagTTATGTATTTTGCATAAGAGTGTGTATACATCAATGCCTCTTTCTCAACTTGTcctaccctttccttcccccactgtgtccagcATTTcattctctacctctgtgtctccatttc
Protein-coding regions in this window:
- the LOC109569282 gene encoding olfactory receptor 52H1; protein product: MVLFNLSSDNPGPFILVGIPGLEQAHVWIGIPFCIIYIVAIVGNCILLYLILVEHSLHEPMFFFLSMLAMTDLTLSTVGIPKTLSIFWLGAREITFPGCLTQVFFLHYSFVLDSAILMAMAFDRYVAICSPLRYNSILTPKTIIKIVVGISFRSFCIILPDVFLLIRLPFCRTRIIPHTYCEHIGVARLACADISINIWYGFCVPIMTVISDVILIAVSYTLILCAVFRLPSQEARQKALGTCGSHVCVILMFYTPAFFSILAHRFGHNVSHTFHIMFANLYIVIPPALNPIVYGVKTKQIREKVTILFSSKRT